One window of Parasegetibacter sp. NRK P23 genomic DNA carries:
- a CDS encoding LacI family DNA-binding transcriptional regulator, translated as MIRCIKCNEVSGIAKAGQVRGKQRYVCRHCSYYFTLQSVPPPTVPVGASLRHHATILDIAQQLKISKSTVSRALRNSSEINLETRNAVLKKAQELNYVPNYFASSLVKRKSYSIGIVVPELITNFFSQFIIIAQKAASLAGYEVLICHSNESFSNEMEVLKRLFAYQVDGILLSLSSETKSLEHLHVFEEAGVPVILFNRVKNRPGFPKVLADDYHGAFMGVEHLIHNGYKKIGHIGGPDNLQISKNRLRGYRDALAHHGLEYDPNRVVYHDLSLQGAQKCAQSLLDKNTDLDAVFAVNDPAAIALIIEARNRGLRVGPDLGIVGFSNDSRSEVIEPSLTTLEQPIEQMAETCVHLLLNKINDPSFNIPASTVLKTRLIERRSSGREG; from the coding sequence GTGATAAGATGCATCAAATGCAATGAAGTAAGCGGTATTGCCAAAGCCGGGCAGGTGCGGGGGAAACAGCGTTATGTTTGCCGGCACTGCAGCTATTATTTCACGCTGCAATCTGTGCCGCCGCCAACTGTTCCTGTAGGGGCCTCACTGCGGCACCATGCAACAATACTTGATATTGCACAGCAACTGAAAATCTCGAAATCCACCGTTTCACGTGCGTTGCGGAACAGCAGTGAAATTAACCTGGAAACAAGGAACGCTGTACTGAAGAAAGCGCAGGAACTGAACTATGTTCCCAATTACTTTGCCTCGAGCCTGGTTAAAAGGAAGAGCTATTCGATTGGCATTGTTGTGCCTGAACTGATCACGAATTTCTTTTCGCAATTCATCATCATCGCGCAGAAAGCAGCTTCTCTTGCGGGTTATGAGGTGCTGATCTGCCATTCCAACGAAAGTTTCAGCAACGAGATGGAAGTACTGAAAAGATTATTCGCTTATCAGGTGGATGGAATTTTGTTGTCGTTGAGCAGTGAAACAAAGTCGCTGGAGCACCTGCATGTTTTTGAAGAAGCGGGTGTACCGGTCATCCTCTTCAACCGCGTGAAAAACAGGCCCGGTTTTCCCAAAGTGCTGGCCGATGATTACCATGGTGCCTTCATGGGCGTGGAGCACCTTATTCACAATGGCTATAAAAAGATTGGCCATATCGGTGGCCCGGATAACCTGCAGATCAGCAAGAACCGGCTCCGGGGTTACCGTGATGCACTCGCTCACCACGGACTGGAATATGATCCCAACCGGGTTGTTTACCACGACCTGAGTTTACAGGGCGCCCAGAAATGCGCCCAATCCCTGCTGGACAAAAACACCGACCTGGATGCGGTATTCGCAGTGAACGATCCTGCCGCTATTGCACTGATCATCGAAGCCCGGAACCGGGGGCTCCGCGTTGGTCCGGACCTGGGCATCGTAGGTTTCAGCAACGATTCCCGTTCCGAAGTAATAGAGCCTTCGCTCACCACGCTGGAACAACCGATAGAACAAATGGCGGAGACCTGTGTGCATTTGCTGCTTAATAAAATCAATGATCCTTCATTTAATATTCCGGCCTCTACGGTGTTGAAGACGCGGTTGATTGAGCGGAGATCATCGGGGCGGGAGGGGTAA
- a CDS encoding SRPBCC family protein, with product MENTTNNPVITIETTVNAPVEKAWTYWNEPTHITQWCAASDEWHAPRATNDLTPGGKLNTRMEAKDGSMGFDFEGTYTDVKHHEFIAYVLADNRKVAVQFFPSGTTTRIVETFEAESMNPVEMQKAGWQAILDNFKAYTEAN from the coding sequence ATGGAAAATACCACCAACAACCCCGTTATTACAATTGAAACCACTGTTAACGCACCTGTTGAAAAAGCCTGGACCTATTGGAACGAGCCGACCCATATCACCCAATGGTGTGCCGCCTCCGACGAATGGCATGCACCCCGCGCCACCAACGACCTCACCCCAGGCGGCAAACTGAATACCCGCATGGAAGCGAAAGACGGAAGCATGGGATTCGATTTCGAGGGAACCTACACGGATGTGAAGCACCACGAATTCATCGCGTATGTACTGGCCGATAACAGGAAAGTTGCTGTTCAATTTTTCCCATCAGGAACTACAACCAGGATCGTTGAAACTTTTGAAGCTGAAAGCATGAACCCGGTAGAAATGCAAAAAGCAGGATGGCAGGCGATCCTGGATAATTTTAAGGCTTATACGGAGGCGAATTAA
- a CDS encoding DUF3667 domain-containing protein, translating into MEHCLNCGQELTAEDRFCPKCAQKAHTHRLTLAHFFHEFFHAFTHTDKGILHLLKALALRPGTVAREYMAGKRKKYFNPFTFFLIIMGIFVFTGTVFRKSDIAVRPDEQVLRRIPSEEGRNQYVATMQRVENVRNFTNKHGNVIAMVAIPFLSLLTWLFFRRKGYNYAEHLTANMLFITFSNLLFALLVFPLAGILKGTAGLGILYLAAFVVQALYLSWGLNGFLLLNTAGERMRSLAVSFSGIILWVLFSQLVFAVYIYQNLNFPQYFTRMFGQ; encoded by the coding sequence ATGGAGCATTGCCTTAACTGTGGCCAGGAACTTACGGCGGAAGATCGTTTTTGCCCGAAATGCGCGCAAAAAGCGCATACGCACCGTTTAACGCTGGCTCATTTTTTCCATGAATTTTTTCATGCGTTCACCCATACCGATAAAGGCATCCTGCATTTGTTGAAAGCGCTCGCGTTGCGTCCGGGAACGGTGGCCCGGGAATATATGGCGGGGAAACGGAAGAAGTATTTCAATCCCTTCACTTTTTTCCTGATCATCATGGGAATCTTTGTTTTCACCGGAACGGTGTTCCGCAAATCCGATATTGCCGTACGTCCTGATGAGCAGGTGTTGCGCCGGATACCTTCGGAAGAGGGGCGAAATCAATATGTTGCCACCATGCAGCGGGTAGAAAACGTGCGCAACTTTACGAACAAACACGGGAACGTAATTGCGATGGTGGCCATTCCTTTCCTGTCGCTGCTCACCTGGCTTTTTTTCCGGCGGAAGGGGTACAATTACGCTGAACACCTTACGGCGAACATGCTGTTCATTACGTTCAGCAACCTGCTCTTCGCTTTGCTGGTGTTTCCGCTGGCTGGCATCTTAAAAGGAACGGCGGGACTGGGTATACTGTACCTCGCTGCATTTGTGGTGCAGGCCCTGTACCTGTCGTGGGGATTGAATGGTTTCCTGCTGTTGAACACCGCGGGGGAAAGAATGCGTTCGCTGGCGGTTAGTTTTTCAGGCATTATATTATGGGTGTTGTTTTCCCAATTGGTATTTGCGGTATACATCTACCAGAACTTGAACTTCCCGCAATACTTCACCCGTATGTTCGGGCAATAA